A window of the Rhizobium brockwellii genome harbors these coding sequences:
- a CDS encoding OFA family MFS transporter: protein MTAAETRTDGALAGVGLLDRERIVARPGFNRWLVPPAALAIHLCIGMAYGFSVFWLPLSKSLGITASTACPDLTLASALFTTTCDWRVADLGWIYTLFFVLLGSSAAIWGGWLERAGPRKAGVVSACCWCGGIILAAIGVITHQLWMMWLGAGVIGGIGLGLGYISPVSTLIKWFPDRRGMATGMAIMGFGGGAMIGAPLANLLMNSFKTDSSVGVWQTFIVMAVIYFVFMMGGAFGYRIPPAGWRPEGWTPPAAKSTMITSKHVHLSNAHRTKQFWLIWAVLCLNVSAGIGVIGMASPMLQEIFAGSLIGLPDVGFAQLDAGQKASIATIAAGFAGLLSLFNIGGRFFWASLSDKIGRKNTYYCFFVLGIVLYALAPTFAGMGNKALFVLSFGIILSMYGGGFATIPAYLADIFGTQFVGAIHGRLLTAWATAGIVGPVVVNYIREAQIAAGVAPGPTLYTGTMYILAGMLALGLIANALIRPLPDKWFMSDGEVAALQAKSAAVNAGPTGSFGIGTGGLDAKAMLAWAVVGIPLLWGVWVTLRATFALFG from the coding sequence ATGACTGCAGCGGAAACACGTACAGACGGGGCGTTGGCGGGGGTAGGCCTGCTCGATCGTGAAAGGATTGTCGCAAGGCCCGGGTTCAATCGGTGGCTGGTGCCGCCGGCAGCGCTCGCCATCCATCTCTGCATTGGCATGGCCTATGGTTTCAGCGTGTTCTGGCTGCCGCTTTCCAAGTCGCTCGGGATCACGGCCTCGACGGCCTGCCCCGATCTGACACTCGCCTCGGCGCTGTTCACCACGACCTGCGACTGGCGCGTTGCCGACCTCGGCTGGATCTATACGTTGTTCTTCGTTCTGCTGGGCTCGTCCGCAGCCATCTGGGGCGGCTGGCTCGAGCGCGCCGGTCCGCGCAAGGCGGGCGTCGTTTCCGCTTGCTGCTGGTGCGGCGGCATCATTCTTGCCGCGATCGGCGTCATCACTCATCAGCTCTGGATGATGTGGCTCGGTGCCGGCGTTATTGGCGGCATCGGTCTCGGCCTCGGTTACATCTCGCCGGTCTCGACACTGATCAAGTGGTTTCCCGACCGGCGCGGCATGGCGACTGGCATGGCGATCATGGGCTTCGGCGGCGGGGCGATGATCGGCGCCCCATTGGCCAACCTTCTGATGAATAGTTTCAAGACCGATAGTTCGGTCGGCGTCTGGCAGACCTTCATCGTCATGGCGGTGATCTATTTCGTCTTCATGATGGGCGGCGCCTTCGGCTATCGCATTCCGCCGGCCGGCTGGCGTCCCGAGGGTTGGACGCCGCCTGCAGCCAAGAGCACGATGATCACCAGCAAACATGTGCACCTCAGCAATGCTCACAGGACCAAACAGTTCTGGCTGATCTGGGCGGTGCTTTGCCTCAACGTTTCGGCTGGTATCGGCGTTATCGGCATGGCCTCGCCAATGCTGCAGGAAATCTTTGCCGGTTCGCTGATCGGCCTGCCGGATGTCGGCTTCGCCCAGCTCGACGCCGGGCAGAAGGCATCGATCGCCACGATCGCCGCCGGTTTCGCTGGTTTGCTGTCGCTGTTCAATATCGGCGGGAGGTTCTTCTGGGCGTCGCTTTCCGACAAGATCGGCCGCAAGAATACCTATTATTGCTTCTTCGTCCTCGGCATCGTGCTCTATGCGCTGGCGCCCACTTTCGCAGGCATGGGCAACAAGGCGCTGTTCGTTCTCTCCTTCGGCATCATCCTGTCGATGTACGGCGGCGGCTTTGCGACGATCCCGGCCTATCTTGCCGATATCTTCGGCACGCAGTTCGTCGGCGCCATCCATGGCCGGCTGCTGACAGCCTGGGCAACGGCCGGCATCGTCGGGCCTGTCGTCGTTAACTACATCCGCGAAGCGCAGATCGCCGCCGGCGTCGCGCCCGGGCCAACTCTCTATACCGGCACCATGTATATCCTCGCCGGCATGCTGGCGCTCGGGCTCATCGCCAATGCGCTGATCAGGCCGCTGCCGGACAAGTGGTTCATGTCCGATGGCGAGGTCGCCGCGCTGCAGGCGAAGTCGGCGGCCGTCAATGCCGGCCCGACGGGTTCCTTCGGCATCGGCACAGGCGGGCTGGACGCCAAGGCGATGCTTGCCTGGGCCGTCGTCGGCATTCCGCTGCTGTGGGGTGTCTGGGTGACGCTGAGGGCGACTTTCGCGCTGTTCGGGTAA
- a CDS encoding formate dehydrogenase subunit delta gives MSHDTKTKLVYMANQIATFFKSQPESEAAQGVATHINKFWDPRMRRQLFEILENEENGLDALVLQAVPLIRKPEPVTH, from the coding sequence ATGTCGCATGATACCAAGACCAAGCTCGTCTATATGGCAAACCAGATCGCCACCTTCTTCAAGAGCCAGCCGGAAAGCGAGGCTGCGCAGGGCGTGGCCACCCATATCAATAAATTCTGGGATCCTCGCATGCGACGGCAATTGTTCGAAATTCTGGAAAATGAAGAGAACGGCCTGGATGCGCTCGTGCTTCAGGCCGTTCCTCTTATCCGAAAGCCGGAGCCGGTAACACACTAA
- the fdhD gene encoding formate dehydrogenase accessory sulfurtransferase FdhD, which translates to MTFTVTAHAPETARRNGILQTGSRIVPEEVPIAFSYGGSSHAVMMATPADLEDFAVGFSLTEGIIAGPAEISGVEVIEGEQGIDVQVSLVDDVADRLRARRRSMAGPVGCGLCGIESIEQAVRPVPDVSTSPLALSHADIVRAVSLLNEAQPLHRETRAVHGAGFYLPGRGLIAVREDVGRHNALDKLCGAVIGASERGGDGAVVVTSRLSVEMVQKAAILGSPVLIAISAPTALAIRTAEEAGMTLVALVRGEDFEIFTHPHRISPGSIADVA; encoded by the coding sequence ATGACCTTCACCGTCACTGCCCATGCGCCCGAAACCGCCCGCCGCAACGGCATCCTCCAGACGGGTTCGCGAATCGTGCCGGAAGAGGTGCCGATCGCCTTTTCCTATGGCGGCAGTTCGCATGCGGTGATGATGGCAACACCTGCGGATCTCGAGGATTTTGCCGTCGGATTCAGTCTGACCGAAGGGATCATTGCCGGGCCGGCGGAGATATCGGGCGTCGAGGTCATTGAGGGTGAGCAGGGGATCGATGTGCAGGTGAGCCTGGTCGACGATGTCGCCGATCGGCTGCGGGCACGGCGCCGCAGCATGGCGGGACCGGTCGGCTGCGGGCTCTGCGGCATCGAATCGATCGAACAGGCGGTACGGCCGGTGCCTGATGTTTCGACATCGCCGCTGGCACTGTCGCACGCGGATATCGTGCGGGCCGTTTCGCTTCTGAACGAGGCACAGCCGCTGCATCGCGAGACGCGGGCGGTGCATGGCGCCGGGTTCTATCTTCCCGGCAGGGGGCTGATTGCCGTGCGCGAAGATGTCGGCCGGCACAATGCGCTGGACAAACTCTGCGGCGCCGTCATCGGCGCCAGTGAAAGAGGAGGGGACGGCGCCGTCGTCGTCACCAGCCGGCTCTCCGTCGAGATGGTGCAGAAGGCGGCGATCCTCGGCAGCCCGGTGCTCATCGCCATTTCGGCGCCGACGGCTCTCGCCATCCGCACGGCCGAAGAAGCCGGCATGACGCTCGTCGCGCTGGTGCGTGGCGAGGATTTCGAGATTTTCACCCACCCGCACCGCATCTCGCCCGGAAGCATTGCCGATGTCGCATGA
- the fdhF gene encoding formate dehydrogenase subunit alpha, whose translation MSLIHEIDYGTPASKSEAMVTLTIDGQQISVPEGTSIMRASMEAGIKVPKLCATDMVDAFGSCRLCLVEIEGRNGTPSSCTTPVAANMVVHTQTGRLKDIRRGVMELYISDHPLDCLTCAANGDCELQDMAGAVGLRDVRYGYEGDNHVKARSNGDINLKWMPKDESNPYFTYDPSKCIVCSRCVRACEEVQGTFALTIEGRGFGSRVSPGMHEHFIDSECVSCGACVQACPTATLTEKSVIQIGQPEHSAVTTCAYCGVGCSFKAEMRGEELVRMVPWKDGQANRGHSCVKGRFAYGYSTHKDRILNPMIREKVSDPWREVSWDEAFAHVALEFRRIQYQYGREAIGGITSSRCTNEETYLVQKLIRAGFGNNNVDTCARVCHSPTGYGLGQTFGTSAGTQDFDSVEHSDVVVVIGANPTDGHPVFGSRLKKRLRQGAKLIVIDPRRTDIVRSPHIEASYHLPLKPGTNVAVMTALAHVIVTEGLFDEAFIRERCDWSEFEDWAAFVAEPQHSPEETEIFTGVPAADLRGAARLYAKGGNGAIYYGLGVTEHSQGSTTVIAIANLAMATGNIGRPGVGVNPLRGQNNVQGSCDMGSFPHELPGYRHISDDATRDIFEKLWGVKLNNEPGLRIPNMLDAAVDGSFKGIYIQGEDILQSDPDTKHVAAGLAAMECVVVQDLFLNETANYAHVFLPGSTFLEKDGTFTNAERRINRVRKVMSPRNGFGDWEVTQKLAQAMGLDWHYTHPSEIMDEIAATTPSFAMVSYDYLDKMGSVQWPCNEKNPLGSPIMHVNGFVRGKGKFIRTEYVATDERTGPRFPLLLTTGRILSQYNVGAQTRRTENIVWHAEDRLEIHPHDAEQRGVRDGDWVKLGSRSGDTTLRALITDRVAPGVVYTTFHHPTTQANVITTDFSDWATNCPEYKVTAVQVSPSNGPSEWQLEYDEQARQSRRIAGKLEAAE comes from the coding sequence ATGTCTCTCATCCATGAAATCGACTACGGGACTCCGGCTTCGAAATCCGAGGCCATGGTGACCCTCACCATCGACGGACAGCAGATCAGCGTGCCGGAGGGCACCTCCATCATGCGCGCCTCGATGGAGGCCGGCATCAAGGTGCCGAAGCTCTGTGCCACCGACATGGTCGACGCTTTCGGCTCCTGCCGGCTCTGCCTGGTCGAGATCGAGGGCCGCAACGGCACGCCCTCCTCCTGCACGACGCCGGTGGCGGCAAACATGGTGGTGCACACGCAGACGGGGCGGCTGAAGGATATCCGCCGCGGCGTGATGGAACTCTATATTTCCGACCATCCGCTCGACTGTCTCACCTGCGCGGCCAACGGCGATTGCGAATTGCAGGACATGGCGGGCGCCGTCGGCCTGCGCGATGTGCGCTACGGCTATGAGGGCGACAACCACGTCAAGGCGCGCAGCAATGGCGACATCAATCTGAAATGGATGCCGAAGGACGAATCCAATCCCTATTTCACCTATGATCCCTCCAAGTGTATCGTCTGTTCGCGCTGCGTGCGCGCCTGCGAGGAAGTGCAGGGCACCTTCGCGCTGACGATCGAGGGCCGCGGCTTCGGCTCACGCGTTTCGCCTGGCATGCACGAGCATTTCATCGATTCCGAATGCGTTTCCTGCGGCGCCTGCGTCCAGGCCTGCCCAACGGCGACGCTGACGGAGAAATCGGTGATCCAGATCGGCCAGCCGGAGCATTCGGCCGTGACCACCTGCGCCTATTGCGGCGTCGGCTGTTCTTTCAAGGCGGAGATGCGCGGCGAGGAACTGGTGCGCATGGTGCCGTGGAAGGACGGTCAGGCCAATCGCGGCCATTCCTGCGTCAAGGGCCGCTTCGCCTATGGCTATTCCACCCACAAGGACCGTATCCTCAATCCGATGATCCGCGAAAAGGTCAGCGATCCCTGGCGGGAAGTGAGCTGGGACGAAGCCTTCGCGCATGTGGCGCTGGAGTTCCGCCGCATCCAGTATCAATATGGCCGCGAGGCGATTGGCGGCATCACCTCGTCGCGCTGCACCAATGAGGAAACGTATCTGGTGCAGAAGCTGATCCGCGCCGGCTTCGGCAACAACAATGTCGATACCTGCGCCCGCGTCTGCCATTCGCCGACCGGCTACGGCCTCGGCCAGACGTTCGGCACGTCGGCGGGCACGCAGGATTTCGACAGCGTCGAGCATTCGGATGTCGTCGTTGTCATCGGCGCCAATCCGACCGACGGGCATCCGGTGTTCGGCTCGCGGCTGAAGAAGCGGCTGCGCCAGGGCGCCAAGCTCATCGTCATCGATCCGCGCCGCACCGATATCGTCCGCTCGCCGCATATCGAGGCCTCGTATCACCTGCCGCTGAAGCCCGGCACCAATGTCGCGGTCATGACGGCGCTGGCGCATGTGATCGTCACCGAAGGCCTCTTTGACGAGGCGTTCATCCGCGAGCGCTGCGACTGGTCGGAGTTCGAGGATTGGGCCGCCTTCGTCGCCGAACCGCAGCACAGTCCCGAAGAGACCGAGATCTTCACCGGCGTGCCGGCGGCGGATCTGCGCGGCGCGGCAAGGCTCTATGCCAAGGGTGGCAACGGTGCGATCTATTACGGCCTCGGCGTCACCGAACACAGCCAGGGCTCGACCACGGTCATCGCGATCGCCAACCTGGCGATGGCGACCGGCAATATCGGCCGTCCGGGCGTCGGCGTGAACCCGCTGCGCGGCCAGAACAATGTGCAGGGCTCCTGCGACATGGGTTCCTTCCCGCACGAACTGCCGGGCTACCGGCACATTTCCGACGACGCGACGCGTGACATCTTCGAAAAGCTCTGGGGCGTGAAGCTCAACAACGAGCCAGGCCTGCGTATTCCGAACATGCTGGATGCGGCAGTCGATGGCTCTTTCAAAGGCATCTACATCCAGGGCGAAGACATCCTCCAGTCCGATCCCGATACCAAACATGTCGCGGCCGGGCTTGCGGCGATGGAATGCGTCGTCGTGCAGGATCTGTTCCTCAACGAGACCGCCAATTACGCCCATGTCTTCCTGCCGGGCTCGACCTTCCTCGAGAAGGACGGCACCTTCACCAATGCGGAGCGCCGCATCAACCGTGTGCGCAAGGTGATGTCGCCGCGCAACGGTTTTGGCGACTGGGAAGTGACGCAGAAGCTTGCTCAGGCGATGGGGCTCGACTGGCATTACACCCATCCGTCGGAGATCATGGACGAGATCGCCGCGACGACGCCGAGTTTTGCGATGGTCTCCTACGACTATCTCGACAAAATGGGCTCGGTGCAGTGGCCCTGCAACGAGAAGAACCCGCTCGGCTCGCCGATCATGCATGTCAATGGCTTCGTGCGCGGCAAGGGCAAGTTCATCCGCACCGAATATGTAGCGACCGACGAACGTACCGGTCCGCGTTTCCCGCTGCTGCTGACAACCGGCCGCATCCTCAGCCAATATAATGTCGGAGCGCAGACGCGGCGGACCGAGAATATCGTCTGGCACGCTGAAGACCGGCTGGAAATCCATCCGCACGATGCCGAGCAGCGCGGCGTTCGCGACGGCGACTGGGTGAAGCTCGGAAGCCGCTCCGGCGACACGACGCTCAGGGCGCTGATCACCGATCGCGTCGCGCCGGGTGTCGTCTATACGACCTTCCATCATCCCACGACGCAGGCGAACGTCATCACCACCGATTTCTCCGACTGGGCGACGAACTGCCCGGAATACAAGGTGACGGCGGTGCAGGTCTCGCCCTCCAACGGGCCGAGCGAATGGCAACTCGAATATGACGAGCAGGCGCGGCAATCGCGCCGCATCGCCGGCAAGCTCGAGGCAGCGGAGTGA
- a CDS encoding formate dehydrogenase beta subunit — MTVRIYVPRDAAALALGAEKVAKAIAQEIAARGFDAEIVRNGSRGMFWLEPLVEIEVAGKRIGYGPVKSKDVADLFDAGMIDGGEHRLCLGEVEDLPFLKEQTRLTFARCGVTDPLSLGDYEAHGGLAGLRRAISMTSAEIVKEVTDSGLRGRGGAGFPTGIKWKTVLDAAGERKYIVCNADEGDSGTFADRMIMEGDPFVLIEGMAISGLATGATKGFVYTRSEYPHAIAVMTEAVGLARQAGILGPSVLGSGRAFDIEVRTGAGAYVCGEETALLNSLEGKRGIVRAKPPLPAHKGLFNCPTVINNVISLASVPVIMEKGAAFYRDFGMGRSRGTIPLQIAGNVRYGGLFETAFGLSLGDIVDRIGGGTVTGRPVKAVQVGGPLGAYFPRALFDTPFDYESFVSKDGLIGHAGIVVFDDTVDMLKQARFAMEFCAVESCGKCTPCRIGSTRGVETADKIAHGIEPEKNRALLADLCNTMKFGSLCALGGFTPYPVMSAMTHFPDDFSPAPLVEAAE; from the coding sequence ATGACTGTCAGGATATATGTTCCGCGCGATGCCGCAGCGCTGGCGCTCGGGGCCGAAAAGGTGGCAAAGGCGATTGCCCAGGAGATCGCCGCCCGCGGCTTCGATGCCGAGATCGTGCGCAACGGCTCGCGCGGAATGTTCTGGCTAGAACCGCTAGTCGAGATCGAGGTTGCCGGCAAGCGCATCGGCTATGGACCGGTGAAGTCCAAGGATGTGGCTGATCTGTTCGATGCCGGGATGATTGATGGAGGCGAGCATCGGCTCTGTCTCGGGGAGGTTGAAGACCTCCCGTTCCTCAAGGAACAAACTCGCCTGACCTTCGCCCGCTGCGGCGTAACCGATCCGCTTTCGCTAGGCGATTACGAGGCGCATGGCGGTCTTGCCGGTCTTCGCCGCGCCATTTCGATGACATCAGCCGAAATCGTCAAGGAAGTCACCGATTCCGGCCTGCGCGGACGCGGCGGCGCCGGCTTTCCCACCGGCATCAAGTGGAAGACCGTTCTCGATGCCGCCGGCGAACGTAAATATATCGTCTGCAATGCCGATGAGGGCGACAGCGGCACCTTTGCCGACCGGATGATCATGGAGGGCGATCCCTTCGTATTGATCGAAGGCATGGCGATATCAGGGCTCGCGACCGGAGCGACCAAGGGTTTTGTCTATACGCGTTCGGAATATCCGCATGCAATCGCTGTCATGACCGAGGCCGTCGGCCTCGCGCGCCAGGCCGGTATTCTCGGACCATCGGTGCTCGGATCCGGCCGCGCCTTCGATATCGAGGTGCGCACCGGCGCCGGCGCCTATGTCTGCGGCGAGGAGACGGCTCTGCTCAACAGCCTCGAGGGCAAGCGCGGCATCGTGCGTGCCAAGCCGCCGCTGCCGGCGCATAAGGGGCTGTTTAACTGTCCGACCGTCATCAACAACGTGATCTCGTTGGCTTCGGTGCCCGTCATCATGGAAAAGGGTGCGGCCTTCTACCGCGATTTCGGCATGGGCCGCTCACGCGGCACCATCCCGCTGCAGATTGCCGGCAATGTCAGATATGGCGGCCTCTTTGAGACGGCCTTCGGTCTTTCGCTCGGAGATATCGTCGACAGGATCGGTGGCGGTACGGTGACGGGACGGCCGGTCAAAGCCGTGCAGGTCGGCGGACCGCTCGGCGCCTATTTCCCGCGGGCGCTGTTCGACACGCCGTTCGATTACGAATCCTTTGTCTCCAAGGACGGGCTTATCGGCCATGCCGGCATCGTCGTCTTCGACGACACAGTCGATATGCTGAAGCAGGCGCGTTTCGCGATGGAATTCTGCGCCGTCGAAAGCTGCGGCAAGTGCACGCCCTGCCGCATCGGCTCGACGCGCGGCGTGGAGACGGCCGACAAGATCGCTCACGGCATCGAACCGGAGAAGAACCGGGCGCTGCTTGCCGATCTCTGCAACACGATGAAGTTCGGCTCGCTCTGTGCGCTGGGTGGTTTCACGCCCTATCCGGTCATGAGCGCCATGACGCATTTCCCGGACGATTTTTCGCCGGCACCTCTGGTGGAGGCGGCGGAATGA
- a CDS encoding formate dehydrogenase subunit gamma, whose protein sequence is MTIHIAEGDIAARTRAIVADLRFLEGPLLPILHEVQQEFGYVPQEAMPVIAEELNLSRAEVHGVVTFYHDYRDHPAGRHVLKLCRAEACQSMGGDALAERVKTLLGIDFHQTTLDGGVTLEPVYCLGLCACAPAAMLDGEVYGRVDEQTAAELVAEARR, encoded by the coding sequence ATGACCATTCATATCGCCGAAGGCGATATTGCAGCGCGCACCCGAGCCATCGTCGCCGATCTTCGCTTTCTCGAAGGGCCGCTGCTTCCCATTCTGCACGAGGTTCAGCAGGAATTCGGCTATGTGCCGCAGGAAGCCATGCCTGTTATCGCGGAGGAATTGAACCTCTCGCGTGCCGAGGTGCATGGCGTGGTGACCTTCTATCACGATTATCGCGACCATCCCGCCGGCCGGCACGTGCTGAAGCTCTGTCGCGCCGAAGCCTGTCAGTCGATGGGCGGCGATGCGCTGGCCGAACGCGTCAAGACGCTGCTCGGCATCGATTTTCATCAGACGACGCTCGATGGCGGCGTGACGCTGGAGCCGGTCTACTGTCTCGGACTCTGCGCCTGCGCGCCGGCGGCGATGCTCGACGGCGAGGTCTATGGCCGGGTCGATGAACAGACGGCGGCGGAACTCGTCGCGGAGGCACGCCGATGA
- a CDS encoding LysR family transcriptional regulator produces MIDKLEFFIALANEKHFGRAAEECGISQPTLSAAIRQLEDQLGVMLVQRGSRFQGLTPEGQRVLEWARRIVGDARTMREEMRAARRGLSGHIRLAAIPTALAMLSRITTPFQERHPGVTFSIVSRNSLQVLSMLENLEIDAGITYLENEPLGRVTTVPLYAERYNLITAAGSPLSDRDNVTWREIGDLRLCLLTADMQNRRIINRHLTEAGATAHPTLESNSMIVLFSHVRTGRWASIMPRNVAKSFGFPVEIRMIPIVEPEAHHLVGLVAPYREPFTPLVSALLHEARVLVQDEEL; encoded by the coding sequence ATGATCGACAAGCTGGAATTCTTCATCGCCCTTGCCAATGAAAAGCATTTTGGCCGCGCCGCGGAGGAGTGCGGGATCTCGCAGCCGACGCTTTCGGCTGCCATCCGGCAGCTCGAGGATCAGCTTGGCGTCATGCTGGTGCAGCGCGGTTCGCGATTCCAGGGGCTGACGCCGGAAGGGCAGCGCGTGCTCGAATGGGCCAGGCGCATCGTCGGCGATGCCCGCACCATGCGCGAAGAGATGCGCGCCGCGCGCCGCGGCCTTTCCGGCCACATTCGCCTCGCCGCCATTCCGACCGCGCTCGCCATGCTTTCGCGCATCACCACGCCTTTTCAGGAGCGGCATCCCGGCGTGACCTTTTCGATCGTCTCGCGGAATTCGCTGCAGGTGCTGAGCATGCTCGAAAACCTCGAAATCGATGCCGGCATCACCTATCTCGAAAACGAGCCGCTCGGCCGCGTCACGACCGTTCCCCTCTATGCCGAGCGCTATAATCTGATCACGGCTGCCGGCAGCCCGCTATCCGATCGCGACAACGTGACTTGGCGGGAGATCGGCGATCTTCGGCTTTGTCTATTGACTGCCGACATGCAGAACCGTCGGATCATCAACCGCCACCTGACGGAAGCAGGCGCTACAGCGCATCCGACGCTCGAATCCAACTCGATGATCGTGCTGTTCTCGCATGTCAGGACTGGACGCTGGGCGAGCATCATGCCGCGGAACGTGGCCAAATCCTTTGGATTTCCAGTGGAAATCCGCATGATCCCGATCGTCGAGCCGGAGGCGCACCATCTGGTCGGCCTTGTCGCGCCTTATCGTGAGCCCTTCACGCCGCTTGTATCTGCCTTGCTGCACGAGGCGAGGGTGCTCGTGCAAGATGAAGAACTCTGA
- a CDS encoding ArsR/SmtB family transcription factor, with the protein MPLPKPEPGMTGQELHTLAGKAHEASDLLKALAHQTRLLILCILANEERTVGEIENILGIQQAMVSQQLARLRLEGLVHTRREGRLVYYSIGNVSVLAFLESLFDLFPAAENS; encoded by the coding sequence ATGCCGCTGCCCAAACCCGAGCCGGGGATGACCGGCCAGGAATTGCACACACTCGCTGGTAAAGCCCACGAAGCGAGCGATCTGCTGAAAGCGCTAGCGCACCAAACCCGACTTCTGATCCTCTGTATATTGGCTAACGAGGAGCGGACGGTGGGTGAGATCGAAAATATCCTCGGCATACAGCAGGCCATGGTCTCGCAGCAACTCGCGCGTTTGAGGCTGGAAGGCCTGGTCCATACGCGCCGTGAGGGCAGGCTGGTCTATTACAGCATCGGCAATGTCAGCGTGCTTGCCTTCCTCGAATCGCTGTTCGATCTTTTTCCGGCTGCAGAAAACAGTTAG
- a CDS encoding SDR family NAD(P)-dependent oxidoreductase, whose product MFHPRLFENRNVVVTGAGRGIGLEVARQFLDCGAKVIVHTGRKPGRDLPDFLLTAESERRALLLHADFSAVGGAAQFAEDALAFFDRVHVLVNNAGTMLGRFPAATLTDAEYEAVVRLNQTSVVALTRALLPALKAAEGAAIVNTVSISALTGGSPGSSIYSASKAFVATYSKALARELAPDGIRVNCVSPGTIETEFHERYSSREKLEQTRKSIPLQRLGTAEDCAPAYLFLAAPSLSGYITGQVIEINGGQLIC is encoded by the coding sequence GTGTTCCATCCCAGACTGTTCGAAAATCGCAATGTCGTGGTGACTGGCGCCGGTCGCGGCATCGGCCTTGAAGTGGCCCGGCAGTTCCTGGACTGCGGCGCGAAAGTGATCGTCCATACCGGGCGCAAGCCGGGACGCGACCTGCCGGATTTCCTGCTGACGGCCGAATCCGAAAGACGGGCGCTGCTGCTGCATGCCGATTTCTCAGCAGTCGGCGGGGCAGCCCAATTTGCTGAAGATGCTCTCGCCTTCTTCGACAGGGTGCATGTACTCGTCAACAACGCCGGCACCATGCTTGGCCGTTTTCCCGCTGCCACGCTCACCGACGCAGAATATGAGGCGGTCGTGCGGCTCAACCAGACATCGGTTGTGGCGTTGACGCGCGCGCTGCTGCCGGCATTGAAGGCGGCCGAGGGCGCTGCCATCGTCAACACGGTTTCGATTTCGGCGCTGACCGGCGGCAGCCCCGGTTCGTCGATCTATTCGGCTTCGAAAGCCTTCGTTGCGACCTATTCCAAGGCGCTTGCCCGTGAGCTTGCACCGGACGGAATCCGCGTCAATTGCGTGTCGCCGGGAACGATCGAGACGGAATTCCATGAGCGCTATTCCTCCCGCGAAAAGCTTGAGCAGACGAGAAAATCCATCCCCCTGCAGCGGCTCGGCACGGCGGAGGATTGTGCGCCGGCCTACCTATTCCTGGCGGCTCCCTCGCTCTCGGGCTACATCACCGGACAGGTGATCGAGATTAACGGAGGTCAGCTTATCTGCTGA
- the soxR gene encoding redox-sensitive transcriptional activator SoxR translates to MDTILAVPLGKLLTVGEVAERSGLAVSALHFYETKGLISSIRSRGNQRRYGRDVLRRLGIIKVAQRVGIPLSEIQAAFESLPQGRTPTVADWQTLSARWKDDLDARIRRLSLLRDRLTGCIGCGCLSIESCPLRNPCDRLGKEGPGARLLETES, encoded by the coding sequence ATGGATACAATTCTTGCAGTGCCGCTCGGCAAGCTCCTGACGGTCGGTGAAGTGGCGGAGCGCAGCGGCCTGGCCGTCTCGGCGCTGCATTTTTACGAGACCAAGGGGCTGATCTCGAGCATTCGCTCCCGTGGCAATCAGCGGCGCTATGGGCGCGATGTGCTTCGCCGGCTCGGCATCATCAAGGTGGCGCAGCGTGTCGGCATTCCGCTTTCGGAAATCCAGGCGGCGTTCGAGTCTCTGCCGCAGGGACGCACGCCGACCGTCGCCGACTGGCAGACGCTGTCGGCGCGCTGGAAGGATGATCTCGACGCGCGAATCAGGCGGCTTAGCCTGCTGCGCGACCGTCTGACCGGCTGCATCGGATGCGGCTGCCTGTCGATCGAAAGCTGTCCGTTGCGCAATCCCTGCGACCGGCTGGGCAAGGAGGGGCCAGGAGCGCGGCTTCTGGAGACCGAAAGCTAA